In the genome of Planctomyces sp. SH-PL62, the window GCCCGCGGGAGGGCCCGGGATTAGGATGGCTGGGGATCGCCCGCACGGACGCCCAGGCCCCGATCGCGTCGCCGGCCCCGCCGCAGAGTCCTCTCTCCTCCGTCTAGAACCATTGGGTTGACCAACGTGGCCGAGAAGCCTCGCGTGCTTGTCATCGAGCGGGAAGCGTCGCACGGCAAGGCGGTCCTCGACGCGCTGGGAGACACCGTCGAGCTCGTCTCGGTCCGCTCGATCTCCAAGGCCCTCGCGCTGCTGCGCGACAACCGGTTCGAGGGGGTGTACGTCGACGCCTCGCAGCTCTCCGCGGCGCGTTGGGTGGGGATGATCATCCAGGCGGAGGAGATCCTCGACGCGATCGCCGACGGCGTGGCGGTGGTCGACCCGGACCTGCGGATCATCTGGGCGAACCCCGAGTTCGTCTCGTTCACGTCCGGCCCCGATTCGACGGTCGGCACGCGGTTCTACCAGGCCTTCGCCGAGTCCGAGATCCTCGGGCCGGAGCCCTGTCCGTTCACGACGGCGGTCGCCACGCGGTCGCCGTCGAGCACGGTCCTGAAGATCCGCAACAACCGGTACCTGAAGGTCACGGTCACGCCGGTCTTCGACGCCCGCCACGTCCTGACCCACCTGATCGCCCTGACCCGCGAGATCACCGACGAGGCCCAGCAGCAGCTCAAGGTCAACGCCATCGCCCAGGCCGGCGACGAGCTGGCCGACCTGACGCCCGAGGAGCTGTCGGAGATGGGGGCCGAGGAGCGGACCGACCTCCTCAAGTACAACATCGCGCGGCACATGAAGGACCTGATGGGCCTGGACTTCATGGAGATCCGCCTGCTGGACCGGGGCAGCGGCCGACTGATCCCGCTCTTGACCGAAGGGATGACCCCGTTGGCCGCCGGCCGCGAGCTCCTGGCGGGCAAGGAGGGGCAGGGGGTGACCGGCCTGGTGGCGGCCACCGGCCAGAGCTACCTCTGTCCGGACACGACCAAGGACCCGTTCTACATCGAGGGGGCGGAGAACGCCCGGAGCTCGCTGACCGTCCCCCTGGTCTACCACGGCAACGTCATCGGCACGCTGAACGTCGAGAGTCCCCATCCCGACTCGTTCGACGATCGCGACCGTCAGTTCCTGGAGATCTACGGCCGCAACGTGGCCTCGGCCCTGAACACGCTGGAGCTGCTCCAGGCCGAGAAGGCGAGCACCGCCAGCGCCTCGGTCCAGGCGATCAGCCGCGAGGTCGCCCTGCCGCTCGACGACGTGATCACCGACGCCGTCACGGTGCTGGACCGCTACGCCGGCCACGACGAGGACGTCATCGCCCGGCTCCGCCACCTCCTCTACCGCGCCCGAGAGATCCGCGGCATCATCCAGAAGGTCGGCTCGACGATCGCCCCGCCCCCCGCCAACCGGGTCGCGACGCCCCCCGCCGCGCGGCTCGCCGGGGCCCGAATCCTGGTGGTCGACGCCGACGAGGCCATCCGCCGCTCGGCCCACCACCTGCTGGGCATCCAGGGCGCCGTCGTCGAGACGGCGCGCGACGCCCGCGAGGCCGTCGCGCTCGCCCGCCAGGAGTCGTACTCGGCCGCCCTGGCCGACATCCGCCTCCCCGACATGGACGGCTACGCCATCTACAAGCGGCTCCGCGAGGTCCGGCCCGAGACCCCGGTCATCCTCATGACCGGCTTCGGCTACGACCCCACCCACTCCATCGTCAAGGCCCGCCAGGAGGGCCTGCAAACCGTCCTGTACAAGCCCTTCCGCTCCGACCGCCTGATGGAAGCCGTCGAACAGGCCCTCCACATCCAGACCAACCGCGCCGAGGCCGACCCCCCCGACCTCCAGCCCGAACCCGCGCCCCGGCCCGAATCCTGAAACCCCGCGATCGGCGAAGGCGGACGCTCCGCGCGCCCGCCGTGCCGAAGCCGCCTCAGCGACGGGCGTCGTTCAGGGCGAGGGTCAACTCCTCGGGGGAGATCCCGTGGAGCCGGGCCGCCTGGTTCAGCGTCACGCGGCGGCCGATCGTCCGACGCAGGGCCGCGCTGCGAAGCGGGGTCAGGCCGAAGCGATCGAAGACCGGCGCGGTCTCGGGGAACCAGTCCAGGACGTCGGCCGGATGATGACCCCCGTCGATCCGGTCGGGCGCGGGGGCGGCGACGCGATCGTGTCGAGCTTCGCCGTCGCGACGGGAGAGGATCAGGGACGCGATGCCGAATCCCCACCAGGCCAGCCCGGCGACTTCCATGGTCCCGCTGACGCCGATGACGGCGTAAGGGGCCGGCGACCAGTCGGTCAGCGTCTGGGTGACGACTCGGAGGCAGCAGCCGGCGTTGACCAGGAGGAACGGGCCCCAGAGGCTCGACAGGCCGCGCGAGTCCACGCCGGTGAGCGTCGGCACGGCCTTGGCGGCGAAGCCCATGATCATCAGGGAGACGAATCCGACCGTGGCGGCGTGGCGGATCGCCCCGTAATAGGCGTGGCTGAACGGCAGGCCGCTGGCCGCCTGGTAGGCCGGCAACAGGGCGAGCATCGCGATCGAGACCGCGAGCCAGCCGTAAGCCGCCCGCACGAACTTGCAAACGCGGTCGTGTTCCGGGAAGGGCCGCCAGGGCCGCCAGGGGAGGACCACCAGGGCGGCCCCCGCCGCGAGCATCAGCCAGGGGAGCATCAGGCCCGCCGCCAGGACGTGGTTCCCGGTCAGTCGGTAGGTCAGGAAGAGGGCGACCTCGCCGAGCACGGCGGCGGTCAGGAGCCCGAGGGCCGTCCAGGCCCGGCGGTCCTCGACGCGGGGGGCGCCGAAGAGCGCCGGGAGCATGCGGATGGAGACGCCCAGGATCATGAACAGGGCGAGCCCGTGGACCTGCAAGTCGCGCAGGGGGGCCTGGTAGGTCGCGACGTACCAGACCAGCGACGCCTCGTCCGGGGCGGTCATCGTCGTCCAGGTGTGCCAGCCGCTCATGATCGTCGCCGCGACGAACCACGCCAGCGCCGCCGTCACGAACCCGACGTAGGGCTCGAACCGCGCGCCGGAGCGGCGGAAGGTCGCCAGGATCTGCGCGGCGAAGGTCGCCGTCGCCGCCGCCTGCAAGCCGGCGCCGGCCGTCGCCACGATCGCGGCCAGGGAGGAGTCTCCCATCGCGACCATCCCGAAAGCCTGGGTCGCGATGCCGACGATCATGGCCCCGAAGACCGCGACGGCCAGCCGGGGCGCCGCCAGGCTCGTGTGCCAGAACCTGGGGAACGCCTGGTAGGCGAAGCCCATGATGAACAGGCCCACCCAGCCGGAAATCTGCACCATGCCGTGCGCGTTGACGCTCTGGAGCGCGTTCGCCTGGAATGAGCCGCTCAGGCCGATGTTCCAGAGCAGCCAGGCCCCCCAGGTGGCCCCGGCCGAGAGGACCATGACGATCCCCGCGAGGAAGAAGCGGGCGTAGATCGCGTCGGCGACGCTCGCGGGCTCCTCGACCAGCCCTCCCGCCGGCAGCCCGCGCCCGACCGCCTCGGCCAGCTCACGCATCAGCCGATCCTGCTCCACCCCGTGCGCCCTCGCGAAGAAGCCGAGCGTCTCATACGGGCCGAGCCGCCCGCCGCAGCCCCGAAGGCCGTAGCGGTCGAGCACGGCCCGAGCCTCGGGATGGACCCGCAGCAGATCCGGGATCATCGTCGCGGCGGTGACGGCCGAACCGGCCGTGAAGCCCGAATCGGGCGCGGGGGGCGGCCCGTCCAGGATGGGGAGCGAGATCGTCGCCATTGGGAATCGTCCTTCAGGCCCGACCAGCGGCGTCGAGCCTTCGCTCAAGCGGGGCGGAGCCGACCCGCCGGCCCGGACGTCCCGTCCCGGCGAATCCTCCTCGGCCCCGACACCTCGAATCGGAAATCTGGACCTACAGGTAAAGATATCACCGGTCGGGCCTTGGCGTCAAGGCGGGGCCGCCCCGTTCGCGGTTTCGGCGTCGGCCCGGGGGGGCCGCCCGCGCAGCTCGGGGTCGTAGCCGACGGTCCCCACGTCGTCGTCGGCCTCGAACCGCCCCCACTTCTTCGGGTCGTACGAGCCGTGCTCGTCCCTGAGGTTGGGGCCGATCGAATAGACGTGGAGGAGTCCGTCGACGTGTTCCATGCGGAAGGGTTCGCCGGTGTAGGGATCGAGCGGCGCGCCGGCGTTTAGGAATTCGTCGTCGATCTCGGCGGCCGACGCGGGCCACGCCCCGGTCGCCCGGCGTTGGCGCTCGGCGGCGACGAGGACGGCCGCCGACCCCAGCTCGGCGCGGACCCGCAGTTCGGTGTCGAGGATGGCGGACGCGGCGGGCATCATGAGCAGCGGGAGCGTCGCGATGTAGGGCCCGAGCCGCGACTCCTTGACGGCCTCGACGCGGGCCTTGTACGCCGCCAGGGCGTCTCGCCACTCCTCTTCGGGGAGGTCCGGGATCGCGATCAGCTCGTTGAACCAGCGCAGCGCGACCGACGTCTGATACCAGCCCCCCACGATCGTGAGGCCGCTCAGCGAACGGACCGGGGGCGGGCCGCCGTCGGGCCCCTTCGCACCGGCGAGGGCCTCGAACGGCAGCTCGCCCTCGGCGACCCGCCGGATCACTTCGAACAGGATGGCGCGCTCGCCGCGCAGGGCGTAGCGGAGGCGGGGCCGGTCGTACTCGTCGAGGATCAGGTCCTGGAGCGCGGCGAGGGCCTCGTCGGACGCCTCGCCCTGGGCGAGCGCCCGACGGGCGGTCTGCACGGCCAGGACGTCGATCGCGGTTCGGACGAGCTGGCTGATGGCGAAGGGTTCGTCGCCGATCGATCGGGCGACGCCGAGGATGGCGCGGCAGGAGTCGAGCGCCTCGTCGATGGTGCCGTCGTGGGCCGACACGAGTGCGTCGGCACGGAGCAGCCGGGCCACGCCGCGGGCGGCCTGGGTCTCGGGCAGCAGCGTGTCGATCAGGATCGGGCCGAGTTCCAACTCGTGGCGGCCGCGTTCGTAGTCGGCGACCTCGCGCGCCATCTCCACCTCCTCGGCGAGCGTGTCCAACTCGTCGCCGATGGCGGTCGCCACATCCTCGGGGAGGCTTCGCGACTCCTCGGCCTCCTCCGCCCGCTCCAGGGCGGTCGCCGCGTCCAGCGGTCCGTCGGTCTCGGCCTCGGGAAGGCCGGGCTCTCGGGAGGGCTTCTGGGGCCATCCCTCGGGGAGCAGGTCGACGACATCGGCGACGATCATGGCCGAGTTCTCGTCGTCGGGGACCTCCTCGCGGGTCGCCATCAGGTCGTCGAGCCGCCAGTCGGGATCGAGGGCGTCGGTCTCGGCGACGGCCTCCTCCGCGTTGCGGAACGAATAGCGGATCAGGTAGCTCCCGCCCGCGATCCCCGCTACGAGGCCGACCGCGCCCAGCCCCGCCGCGAAGGCCCAGCGCAGGCGTCGGCGGCGCCGCCGGTCCGCCGTGCCGCGGCCCGGCCAGCCCAGTCGCGAGGCGACGCCCCGGCCCAGCCACACGACCGCGCCCGCCGGCACGGCGACGAGGAAGCTCAGCCACGCGCAGATCCCCACCCAGCGGCCGACGAACGCGAGCAGGCCGACGACCGCCCCGCGCGTCAGCCCGGCGTAGGGGAGCGTCGCGAGCGACCCGCCCACGAGCAGGCAGGCCGCCGGCACGGAGACCAGGGCCGGCAACCAGGCCCCGAACTCCAGCCCCCGCCCCAGGTCGCGCAGGCCGTCCCGCCAGCCGCGCGGGCGTGCGGCCGGCGGCGGGACGACGGCCGCCGCGTCGGGCTCCGCGGCCGCGACGGGCTCCGCCGCCGCGTCGGGCTCCGCGGCCGCGACGGGCTCCGCCGCCGCGTCGGGCTCCGCGGCCGCGACGGGCTCCGCCGCCGCGTCGGGCTCCGCGGCCGCGACGGGCTCCGCCGCCGCGTCGGGCTCCGCGGCCGCGACGGGCTCCGCCGCCGCGTCGGGCTCCGCGGCCGCGACGGGCTCCGCCGCCGCGTCGGGCTCCGCGCCGCGACGGGCTCCGCCGCCGCGTCGGGCTCCGCTGCGTCGGGCTCCGCCGCCGCCGCGTCGGGAGGGGATTCGAGGGGCTTCGGTTCCTCGTCGCTCACGGCTTGACCTCGACGTTCAGGACCTTGACGAGGAAGGCCCACTGGTCGGCGGCCTCCTCGATGACCTTGGCGGTGGGCTTGCCGGCGCCGTGGCCGGCCTTGGTCTCGATGCGGATCAGCACGGGGTTGTCGCACGCCTGTGCGGCCTGAAGGGCGGCGGCGAACTTGAAGCTGTGGGCGGGGACGACGCGGTCGTCGTGGTCGGCCGTGGTGACCATCGTCGGCGGGTAGCAGGTCCCCGGCTTGACGTTGTGCAGCGGGCTGTAGGCGTGGAGCGCCTTGAACTCATCGGGGTCGTCGGACGAGCCGTAGTCGTCGACCCAGGCCCAGCCGATGGTGAACTTGTGGAACCGGAGCATGTCGAGCACGCCGACGCCCGGCAGGCACGCGCCGAAGAGGTCCGGGCGCTGGGTCATGCAGGCGCCGACGAGCAGGCCGCCGTTCGACCGGCCCGAGATCGCAAGCTTCGACGAATTGGTATACTTTTCCGCGATGAGCCATTCGGCCGCCGCGATGAAGTCGTCGAAGACGTTCTGCTTGGCGAGCTTCGTCCCCCCCTGGTGCCAGCTCTCGCCGTACTCGCCGCCGCCGCGGAGGTTGGCCACGGCGTACAGGCCCCCCATCTCCATCCAGGTCAGGGCGGAGGGGCTGAAGCCCGGCGTCAGCGGGATGTTGAAGC includes:
- a CDS encoding response regulator; amino-acid sequence: MLVIEREASHGKAVLDALGDTVELVSVRSISKALALLRDNRFEGVYVDASQLSAARWVGMIIQAEEILDAIADGVAVVDPDLRIIWANPEFVSFTSGPDSTVGTRFYQAFAESEILGPEPCPFTTAVATRSPSSTVLKIRNNRYLKVTVTPVFDARHVLTHLIALTREITDEAQQQLKVNAIAQAGDELADLTPEELSEMGAEERTDLLKYNIARHMKDLMGLDFMEIRLLDRGSGRLIPLLTEGMTPLAAGRELLAGKEGQGVTGLVAATGQSYLCPDTTKDPFYIEGAENARSSLTVPLVYHGNVIGTLNVESPHPDSFDDRDRQFLEIYGRNVASALNTLELLQAEKASTASASVQAISREVALPLDDVITDAVTVLDRYAGHDEDVIARLRHLLYRAREIRGIIQKVGSTIAPPPANRVATPPAARLAGARILVVDADEAIRRSAHHLLGIQGAVVETARDAREAVALARQESYSAALADIRLPDMDGYAIYKRLREVRPETPVILMTGFGYDPTHSIVKARQEGLQTVLYKPFRSDRLMEAVEQALHIQTNRAEADPPDLQPEPAPRPES
- a CDS encoding DUF1858 domain-containing protein, which produces MATISLPILDGPPPAPDSGFTAGSAVTAATMIPDLLRVHPEARAVLDRYGLRGCGGRLGPYETLGFFARAHGVEQDRLMRELAEAVGRGLPAGGLVEEPASVADAIYARFFLAGIVMVLSAGATWGAWLLWNIGLSGSFQANALQSVNAHGMVQISGWVGLFIMGFAYQAFPRFWHTSLAAPRLAVAVFGAMIVGIATQAFGMVAMGDSSLAAIVATAGAGLQAAATATFAAQILATFRRSGARFEPYVGFVTAALAWFVAATIMSGWHTWTTMTAPDEASLVWYVATYQAPLRDLQVHGLALFMILGVSIRMLPALFGAPRVEDRRAWTALGLLTAAVLGEVALFLTYRLTGNHVLAAGLMLPWLMLAAGAALVVLPWRPWRPFPEHDRVCKFVRAAYGWLAVSIAMLALLPAYQAASGLPFSHAYYGAIRHAATVGFVSLMIMGFAAKAVPTLTGVDSRGLSSLWGPFLLVNAGCCLRVVTQTLTDWSPAPYAVIGVSGTMEVAGLAWWGFGIASLILSRRDGEARHDRVAAPAPDRIDGGHHPADVLDWFPETAPVFDRFGLTPLRSAALRRTIGRRVTLNQAARLHGISPEELTLALNDARR